A region of Calditrichota bacterium DNA encodes the following proteins:
- the surE gene encoding 5'/3'-nucleotidase SurE, which translates to MIILLTNDDGVYAPGLQALKEALEGLGDLWVVAPAGEQSGVSHGFSLSGPLRVEEVIWNGHRFGLAVNGTPVDAVKLAIRALLPEPPGLVVSGINRGENSGVDLLYSGTVAGAMEGALLGFPAVAISQSLRIPGPHGESRPIPPSGREAWSRRKVDYTAAAHYARIVCEAVIKRDLPAGRLLNVNVPLLHMNDIKGLRVTPQADSYYEESLERRHDPRGVGYYWSSWKKAERDHGNDSDVSYLKDGYVTITPVAPKLTDEALLAPVAEWFKS; encoded by the coding sequence GTGATCATTCTCCTGACCAATGACGACGGCGTCTATGCTCCCGGCCTCCAGGCGCTGAAGGAGGCACTCGAAGGCTTGGGCGATCTCTGGGTCGTGGCTCCCGCCGGCGAACAGAGCGGCGTCAGTCACGGCTTTTCGCTCTCCGGACCGTTACGGGTCGAGGAAGTCATCTGGAATGGACACCGGTTTGGACTCGCGGTGAACGGAACCCCGGTCGATGCAGTGAAATTGGCGATTCGGGCGCTGTTGCCTGAGCCGCCTGGACTAGTCGTCAGCGGGATAAACCGGGGCGAGAATTCGGGTGTCGATCTGCTCTACAGCGGAACGGTAGCCGGTGCGATGGAAGGCGCATTACTGGGTTTTCCCGCGGTCGCAATCTCCCAGTCGCTCAGAATCCCGGGACCTCACGGCGAGTCGCGTCCGATTCCACCCTCGGGAAGAGAAGCCTGGAGCCGTCGCAAAGTCGATTACACCGCCGCGGCTCACTATGCGCGAATCGTCTGTGAAGCGGTAATTAAACGTGATTTGCCTGCCGGAAGGCTCCTCAACGTCAACGTCCCCCTGTTGCATATGAACGATATCAAGGGTTTGCGAGTAACCCCTCAAGCGGACTCATATTACGAAGAGAGCCTCGAGCGGCGCCACGATCCACGCGGCGTCGGTTACTACTGGAGTAGTTGGAAGAAGGCGGAGCGGGATCACGGCAACGATTCGGATGTAAGTTACTTAAAAGATGGGTATGTGACGATTACTCCGGTGGCGCCAAAATTAACCGACGAGGCGCTGCTTGCACCGGTTGCCGAGTGGTTCAAGTCATAG